One window of Papaver somniferum cultivar HN1 chromosome 9, ASM357369v1, whole genome shotgun sequence genomic DNA carries:
- the LOC113312596 gene encoding uncharacterized protein LOC113312596 yields the protein MNPACRHGSCIIILKNDEGILLCCDSVEVAGGMIFRGVDKFRKYGNCYAVCCGTLSHYEAVDQHLITATDDLRTPPTAQALATLTYDFCQPTAARGALDCHFFFASLDPNPQWVSYGPVKSQQPRHLPFAFGGQVLMLLSQSTPTPGGAKGLRPI from the exons ATGAATCCTGCCTGCCGACATGGAAGCTGTATCATCATTCTCAAGAACGATGAAGGAATTCTACTTTGTTGTGACTCTGTTGAGGTTGCCGGAGGTATGATTTTCAGAGGAGTGGACAAGTTTCGGAAGTATGGAAACTGCTACGCAGTGTGTTGTGGGACATTATCACACTACGAGGCTGTGGATCAACACCTCATAACAGCAACCGATGACTTGAGAACACCTCCAACTGCGCAAGCCTTGGCTACTTTGACCTATGACTTCTGTCAACCAACAGCAGCTCGCGGTGCTCTAGATTGCCATTTTTTCTTTGCGTCGCTTGATCCCAACCCTCAATGGGTTTCTTAT GGACCTGTTAAAagtcaacaacctcgtcatctcCCTTTTGCTTTTGGAGGGCAGGTGCTCATGTTGCTCTCCCAGTCGACACCAACTCCTGGTGGTGCGAAGGGTCTTCGTCCCATCTAG
- the LOC113312595 gene encoding uncharacterized protein LOC113312595 produces MNKNENHGGKGSAIVLGCERGGKYRKRNCTVSPSKCRKGTATKKCGCPFKLRSTCVDASKWNLIVKDGHHNHAPADTLVGHSFAGRLSDEEKQFVIKFHEHGGHCGFHSIAFQLGLACRDDFRHIRNNVHAEVFNHMRFYEKVLYSEERLNNMLKRLRFEDGDEIDVSKWFKIPEDGLVAAQTFRVVLVWLSKEMCATFFPSRHGPIKGKIHRVIVMSFVGGNHFVPMKLKLGAPIPPPCNMWIQNAYEDAKVCPKKYEDKMKTFKKMMNFKEPQPEKPVIIH; encoded by the exons ATGAATAAGAATGAGAATCATGGTGGAAAGGGTTCCGCCATTGTACTTGGATGTGAGAGAGGTGGGAAATACAGAAAACGTAACTGTACAGTGAGTCCTTCTAAATGTAGGAAAGGAACTGCAACAAAAAAATGTGGATGTCCTTTTAAGTTGCGGTCTACTTGTGTAGATGCTTCGAAATGGAATTTGATTGTCAAAGATGGACACCATAACCATGCTCCAGCAGATACACTTGTGGGGCATTCGTTCGCTGGTAGACTCTCAGATGAAGAAAAACAATTTGTTATAAAATTCCACGAACACG GTGGTCATTGTGGCTTCCATAGCATTGCTTTCCAACTAGGCCTTGCCTGTAGAGATGATTTCCGACATATTCGTAACAATGTGCATGCGGAAGTTTTTAATCACATGAGGTTTTATGAGAAAGTATTGTACTCTGAGGAAAGGTTGAACAACATGCTCAAAAGATTAAGGTTTGAAGATGGAGATGAAATAGACGTCAGTAAATGGTTTAAAATACCGGAAGATGGTCTTGTAGCGGCTCAAACATTCCGTGTTGTTCTTGTTTGGCTTTCAAAAGAAATGTGTGCAACCTTCTTCCCTTCGAGGCATGGGCCAATCAAAGGTAAGATACATAGAGTGATAGTGATGTCTTTTGTTGGAGGGAACCATTTTGTTCCAATGAAGTTAAAGTTAGGGGCTCCTATACCACCTCCCTGCAACATGTGGATTCAGAATGCATACGAAGATGCCAAGGTCTGTCCAAAAAAATATGAGGATAAGATGAAGACattcaaaaaaatgatgaacttTAAAGAGCCACAACCTGAAAAACCAGTAATCATTCACTAA